CGACTTCGCGATGAGGTCGACGTCGACCTCCACATCCGCGAACGCCTGCAGGATCTTGCTCTGGCCGGCTCCTCCCGAGCCGTCCGCCCTCAGCTCCCGGCTGAAGGTCTCGATCCGCGAATCCAGCGTCCCCACCGTGCCCATGATGGCCTTCGACGACGCCTCCACCTGCGCCGCGAGGTCCTTCACCGCATCCGCCACCACGCCGAAACCGCGGCCCGCCTCGCCGGCGCGCTTGGCCTCCACCGACGCGTTGAACGCCACCAGCCGCGTCTGCAACGCGATCTTCGTGATCTCGGACGCCGCGTCCGACACCTGCCGCAAGGTCGACACGATCCCGCCCACTTCGTCGCCCACGCCGGACAGCGCCGTGCGCGCGCGCTCGACCGCTTCGCGGGTCTGGTTCGTGGATTGGTTGATGCCGTCCTGCGCATGCCGGACCTGCTCGAGCTCCGAGCCCAGCGCCTGCATCGCCTGCGCCTGCGAGGTCACGACCTTCTGCGTGTCCTCCAGCAGTCCGCGGACTTCGGCCGCGTCGCGGCCCAGTTTGGATACGCCGCTCGACAGCTCTCGAACGACCTTGGTGGTGTTGCCCTGCAGCGTCGGCTCGCGAAAGCCAACCTCGGCTCCCCCCACCGACGCGTCAGGCGCCGCCTTCCCGGCGCGCCTGCGCAATGAGTCCCACATCGGACGCTCCCCTCATGGTTCTTGGACCACAAGGATTGCGGCCGCGTATGCGGCTCGTTTTACCAGTCGCGCAGCTTCACGCGCAATCGGGCAATCGCTTGACTGTGCAGCTGGCACACCCGCGATTCGGTCACCTTGAGCACCGCCGCGATCTCTTTCAGGTTCATGTCATGTTCGTAGTACATGGACATGACGTAAGCCTCGCGCTCCGGCAGGTTCTTGATCGCCTCCACCAGCGCCTCGCGCATGCGGTGGTCGCCCAGCATCGCCATCGGATCCGCCGAGTTGTCCCCGACGTGCCGGTCCAGATAGTCGTCGTTGTCCTCGCCTCCGGAGATGTCCTCCAGATAGACCAGCTGCGTCCCGCGCACCTTGCCCAGCATCTCCTGGTACTCGGTCAGCGAGATGCCCATCTCGACGGCGATCTCGGACTCCTGCGGCGGACGGCCGAGCTTCTGTTCGAGCTTGTGCACCGCGCTCTCGATCGAGCGCTGCTGGCGGCGGTTGCCGCGGCTCATCCAG
This genomic stretch from Mitsuaria sp. 7 harbors:
- a CDS encoding methyl-accepting chemotaxis protein, translated to MWDSLRRRAGKAAPDASVGGAEVGFREPTLQGNTTKVVRELSSGVSKLGRDAAEVRGLLEDTQKVVTSQAQAMQALGSELEQVRHAQDGINQSTNQTREAVERARTALSGVGDEVGGIVSTLRQVSDAASEITKIALQTRLVAFNASVEAKRAGEAGRGFGVVADAVKDLAAQVEASSKAIMGTVGTLDSRIETFSRELRADGSGGAGQSKILQAFADVEVDVDLIAKSAQESQATTQQLAERSGELGVEIQQAMRKLESAFACSDRFLRLSEQMIEQIASSGVEVEDSPYIQAVQAAAAEIAGLLERAVKEKRIDVSSLFDEHYQPIAGTDPQQFTTRFTQIADQLFPEVQERVLKFSDKVVFCIAVDRNGYVAAHNKRYCQPQRAGDVAWNTANSRYRRIFNDRTGLASARNQRPFLLQTYRRDMGGGNFVLLKEASAPVTVAGRHWGGVRLAFGF
- a CDS encoding RNA polymerase sigma factor FliA, producing MYTAKGQLDNNSLIRQYSPLVRRLAHQMIAKLPANVELDDLIQVGLIGLTDALSRFDTAQGVQFETFATQRIRGAMLDELRGSDWMSRGNRRQQRSIESAVHKLEQKLGRPPQESEIAVEMGISLTEYQEMLGKVRGTQLVYLEDISGGEDNDDYLDRHVGDNSADPMAMLGDHRMREALVEAIKNLPEREAYVMSMYYEHDMNLKEIAAVLKVTESRVCQLHSQAIARLRVKLRDW